One genomic region from Arthrobacter sp. FB24 encodes:
- a CDS encoding LamB/YcsF family protein: MVYMDLNSDVGESFGRWTLGDDTAMFQSVSSANVACGFHAGDPTVIRRTCREAVQAGVMIGAHVGYRDLSGFGRRFVDIDPSELADDIVYQIGALQALAATEGARVRYVKPHGGLYNAIVSHTAQARAVVDAVKSIDASLPILGLPGSEVLRLAEAAGLRAVSEAFADRAYNPDGTLVSRSLPGAVLHDPAQVAEHVLRMAADSAIRTVDGSILRINADSICVHGDSPGAVAMAVAVRAALSDAGIDIRAFA, encoded by the coding sequence ATGGTGTACATGGACCTGAATAGCGACGTAGGCGAGTCCTTCGGTCGCTGGACCTTGGGCGACGACACGGCGATGTTCCAATCCGTGTCCAGCGCCAACGTGGCCTGCGGTTTCCACGCGGGCGATCCCACGGTCATCCGCCGCACCTGCCGCGAAGCCGTGCAGGCCGGCGTGATGATCGGTGCCCATGTGGGCTACCGCGACCTCTCCGGTTTCGGGCGCCGGTTCGTGGACATCGATCCCAGCGAACTGGCTGACGACATCGTCTACCAGATCGGCGCGCTGCAGGCGCTGGCCGCCACCGAAGGCGCCCGCGTCCGCTACGTAAAGCCGCACGGCGGCCTCTACAACGCGATCGTCTCCCACACCGCCCAGGCACGCGCCGTCGTCGACGCCGTCAAGTCGATCGACGCCTCGCTGCCCATCCTCGGCCTTCCCGGCTCGGAGGTGCTGCGCCTTGCAGAAGCAGCCGGACTCCGCGCTGTTTCCGAAGCCTTCGCCGACCGCGCCTACAACCCCGACGGTACGCTCGTCTCCCGCTCGCTCCCCGGAGCCGTCCTGCATGACCCGGCCCAGGTGGCCGAACACGTCCTGCGGATGGCTGCCGACTCCGCCATCCGCACCGTGGACGGCTCCATCCTGAGAATCAATGCAGACAGCATCTGCGTCCATGGCGATTCCCCCGGGGCCGTTGCCATGGCCGTCGCAGTAAGGGCTGCGCTTTCCGACGCCGGCATCGACATCAGAGCTTTTGCCTAA
- a CDS encoding GntR family transcriptional regulator, with protein sequence MATSAAATRGTSAALSSASTAAARLRVAVPSVADRVADELRLQLAEGVLLPGARLTESTIAEDLGVSRNTVREAFAELASERLVIRHPNRGVFVASLEAGDIHDVYTVRRTIEVSAIRGGGSPEAVAAVRAAVEEGKLAAAANDDEGLGTANQHFHGAIVALAGSRRLNTIMSQVLAEMRLFFHKATMDAHFYSGYLKDNEEICEALEAGELERAAELLLAYLDRSEEKQAEVHGE encoded by the coding sequence ATGGCCACTTCAGCAGCAGCAACCCGGGGCACCTCCGCAGCACTCTCAAGCGCATCAACGGCAGCAGCCCGGCTGCGCGTCGCCGTGCCGTCGGTGGCGGACAGGGTGGCTGATGAGCTGCGCCTGCAGCTGGCTGAAGGGGTCCTGCTCCCGGGCGCGCGGCTGACCGAGTCCACGATCGCCGAGGACCTTGGCGTCTCCCGCAATACCGTGCGCGAAGCCTTTGCTGAGCTCGCGAGCGAACGGCTGGTGATCCGCCACCCCAACCGCGGGGTTTTTGTGGCGAGCCTGGAAGCCGGCGATATCCACGACGTCTACACCGTGCGCCGGACCATCGAAGTCAGCGCCATCCGCGGCGGGGGCAGCCCGGAAGCCGTGGCCGCCGTCCGTGCCGCGGTGGAGGAAGGCAAGCTCGCGGCCGCAGCGAACGACGACGAGGGGCTGGGCACCGCGAACCAGCACTTCCACGGCGCGATCGTGGCCCTGGCCGGCAGCCGCCGGCTGAACACCATCATGTCCCAGGTGCTGGCCGAGATGCGGCTGTTCTTCCACAAGGCAACGATGGATGCGCACTTCTACAGCGGCTACCTCAAGGACAACGAGGAAATCTGCGAGGCCCTGGAGGCCGGTGAACTCGAGCGGGCCGCCGAGCTGCTGCTGGCATACCTGGACCGTTCGGAAGAGAAGCAGGCCGAGGTCCACGGGGAGTAG
- a CDS encoding MFS transporter — protein sequence MTTHHSAARSGRKIPPGALKAYIASLTGTSLEYYDFAIYSVASALVFPKIFFPGNDEFVGLLLSFSAFAVGYLARPIGGVIFGRLGDKIGRKHVLVVTLMLIGVATVLIGLLPDYSVIGVAAPTILVLLRLAQGIGVGGEWGGAVLLSSEFGDANKRGFWSSAAQIGPPAGNLMANGVLAVLAATLSTEAFLSWGWRVAFLASALLVVFGLIIRLKLEETPVFKAIAAHGEQPKAPITEVFTREPRALIAAALSRVCPDVLYALFTVFVAVYATKELGLTTGNVLTAILIGSAFQLFLIPLAGALTDRFNRRLVYGIAAVGTALYIPLFFLMIEGKSVLMLIIGVVIGLAFHAFMYGPQAAYITEQFPARLRYAGSSLAYTLAGVIGGAVAPLIFTALYAVSGDWFLIAAYLLVAAAVTVVGLALGRNPQTAEEERLLADSHA from the coding sequence ATGACCACACACCACTCGGCCGCCCGCTCCGGCCGGAAGATCCCGCCCGGCGCCCTGAAGGCCTATATCGCCAGCCTCACCGGCACTTCGCTGGAGTACTACGACTTTGCCATTTACTCGGTGGCCTCGGCGCTGGTCTTCCCCAAGATCTTCTTCCCGGGCAATGACGAGTTCGTCGGACTCCTGCTCTCCTTCTCGGCTTTCGCCGTGGGCTACCTGGCGCGGCCCATCGGCGGCGTCATCTTCGGCCGCCTGGGTGACAAGATCGGCCGCAAGCACGTCCTGGTGGTCACCTTGATGCTGATCGGCGTCGCCACCGTCCTTATCGGCCTGCTCCCCGACTACTCCGTGATCGGCGTGGCGGCCCCCACCATCCTGGTGCTCCTGCGCCTGGCCCAGGGCATCGGCGTCGGCGGCGAATGGGGCGGTGCCGTCCTGCTCTCCAGCGAATTCGGTGACGCCAACAAGCGCGGCTTCTGGTCCTCCGCGGCCCAGATCGGCCCGCCCGCCGGCAACCTGATGGCCAACGGCGTCCTGGCCGTGCTCGCAGCCACGCTCAGCACCGAAGCCTTCCTCTCCTGGGGCTGGCGGGTCGCCTTCCTCGCGTCCGCACTGCTGGTGGTCTTCGGCCTGATCATCCGCCTCAAGCTCGAGGAAACCCCGGTGTTCAAGGCCATCGCGGCCCACGGCGAACAGCCCAAGGCCCCTATCACCGAGGTGTTCACCAGGGAACCCCGCGCGCTTATTGCCGCCGCACTGTCCCGGGTCTGCCCGGACGTCCTTTACGCCCTGTTCACCGTGTTCGTGGCCGTCTACGCCACGAAGGAACTCGGCCTGACCACCGGCAACGTCCTCACCGCCATCCTGATCGGCTCGGCGTTCCAGCTGTTCCTGATACCGCTGGCCGGCGCCCTCACGGACCGCTTCAACCGCCGCCTGGTCTACGGCATCGCCGCGGTGGGCACGGCCCTCTACATTCCCCTGTTCTTCCTCATGATCGAGGGCAAGTCCGTGCTGATGCTCATTATCGGCGTGGTGATCGGCCTGGCGTTCCACGCCTTTATGTACGGCCCGCAGGCCGCCTACATCACCGAGCAGTTCCCGGCCCGCCTGCGCTACGCCGGCAGCTCGCTGGCCTACACCCTGGCCGGCGTGATCGGCGGAGCCGTGGCACCCCTGATCTTCACCGCCCTTTACGCCGTCTCCGGCGACTGGTTCCTGATCGCGGCCTATCTCCTGGTGGCCGCGGCAGTTACCGTGGTGGGCCTGGCCCTCGGCCGGAACCCGCAAACCGCTGAAGAAGAGCGCCTCCTGGCGGACTCCCACGCCTAG
- a CDS encoding 5-oxoprolinase/urea amidolyase family protein, translated as METLTVHKVLSVRPVGTRAVLAELSGTQEVLALQALLVEAPLPGQVDVLAAAQTVMVRADSPAAARRMGGLLLELDLTARAKQDGGLVFIDTVYDGEDLAEVGRLTGLGTDGVIEAHTGQVWTVAFAGFAPGFGYMVGENQTLEVPRRSSPRTAVPAGSVALAGNYSAVYPRRSPGGWQLIGRTGARMWDLNRAEPALASPGHRVQFRAVRDVVTMATEPAASDAAPAAGMPEELPGQETPSGLRVVSPGLQSLLQDLGRHGHSALGVSAAGALDRASLRRANRLVGNRSSAAAIESVAGGLRVQAVGDQVLAVAGAPSALTIDSPSDAGSDSDAGKPARQRTVPMATPFALLDGEILTLGAPESGFRSYLAVRGGVDAAPVLGSRSTDTMSGIGPAPLAAGQLLASGDVTESGVVGSPELQPDFPGDGVTVLDIVLGPRADWFDQSAIDSLCGQDWVVKPQSNRVGMRLDGTPLQRSRQGELPSEGTVAGAIQVPPEGLPVLFLADHPITGGYPVIGVVVDHQLDLAAQVPIGGSIRFRIVPEQTPQEK; from the coding sequence ATGGAAACCCTGACCGTCCACAAGGTCCTTTCGGTGCGGCCCGTAGGAACGCGCGCGGTGCTCGCGGAGCTTTCCGGAACGCAGGAGGTCCTCGCCCTGCAGGCCCTGCTCGTGGAAGCGCCGCTGCCGGGCCAGGTGGACGTACTTGCGGCAGCGCAGACCGTCATGGTCCGCGCGGATTCGCCGGCGGCTGCCCGCCGCATGGGCGGGCTCCTGCTGGAGCTGGACCTCACTGCCCGGGCCAAACAGGACGGCGGCCTGGTGTTCATCGACACCGTGTACGACGGCGAGGACCTCGCCGAAGTCGGGCGGCTCACCGGCCTGGGGACGGACGGCGTCATCGAAGCCCACACCGGCCAGGTCTGGACGGTGGCTTTCGCCGGGTTCGCGCCCGGCTTCGGCTACATGGTGGGGGAGAACCAGACGCTGGAAGTACCGCGCCGGAGCTCACCGCGCACAGCCGTGCCCGCCGGATCCGTGGCCCTGGCCGGCAACTATTCGGCGGTGTATCCGCGCAGGTCCCCGGGCGGCTGGCAGCTGATCGGCCGCACCGGCGCCCGCATGTGGGACCTCAACCGGGCCGAGCCGGCCCTGGCCAGCCCGGGCCACCGGGTCCAGTTCCGCGCCGTCCGCGACGTTGTGACCATGGCAACGGAGCCCGCAGCGTCCGACGCTGCACCCGCTGCAGGGATGCCGGAGGAGCTGCCGGGCCAGGAAACACCTTCCGGGCTGCGGGTCGTTTCGCCCGGGCTGCAAAGCCTCCTCCAGGACCTTGGACGGCACGGCCACTCTGCCTTGGGCGTCTCTGCCGCCGGCGCGCTGGACCGGGCTTCGCTGCGCAGGGCCAACCGTTTGGTGGGCAACCGTTCTTCCGCCGCAGCCATCGAAAGCGTGGCCGGCGGTCTTCGGGTCCAGGCCGTCGGGGACCAGGTCCTTGCCGTCGCCGGGGCGCCATCGGCACTGACAATTGATTCACCGTCGGACGCTGGATCCGATTCTGACGCCGGCAAGCCTGCGCGGCAGCGCACCGTCCCCATGGCCACCCCGTTTGCCCTGCTCGACGGCGAAATCCTTACGCTCGGTGCACCGGAGTCGGGGTTCCGCAGCTACCTGGCCGTCCGTGGCGGGGTGGACGCCGCGCCGGTGCTGGGCAGCCGTTCCACCGACACGATGTCCGGCATCGGGCCTGCACCGCTGGCCGCCGGGCAGCTCCTGGCATCCGGCGACGTCACCGAATCCGGCGTGGTGGGCAGTCCCGAACTCCAGCCGGACTTCCCCGGGGACGGCGTCACCGTCCTGGACATTGTGCTGGGCCCGCGGGCCGACTGGTTCGACCAGTCCGCCATTGACTCCCTGTGTGGGCAGGACTGGGTGGTGAAGCCGCAGTCCAACCGGGTGGGCATGAGGCTGGACGGCACGCCCCTGCAACGCAGCCGGCAAGGCGAACTGCCCAGCGAAGGCACCGTGGCCGGGGCCATCCAGGTCCCGCCCGAGGGCCTTCCCGTCCTCTTCCTGGCAGACCACCCGATCACGGGCGGCTACCCGGTGATCGGCGTGGTGGTGGACCACCAGCTGGACCTTGCCGCCCAGGTGCCGATCGGCGGCAGCATCCGCTTCCGCATTGTTCCCGAACAGACTCCCCAAGAAAAGTGA